A portion of the Babylonia areolata isolate BAREFJ2019XMU chromosome 16, ASM4173473v1, whole genome shotgun sequence genome contains these proteins:
- the LOC143290952 gene encoding ciliary microtubule inner protein 5-like isoform X2, translating into MQRQTTGIMFSYINKSAYHDNCMPRQTVGTQASPGGPGPSEAQLKACDAVTQDKVWKQSVASERRCLQNWDENWGFLTEYDSKGQPIEKEELPEKMAVFSNDVPNTNAGNYGSRLSTDPGRTMQNLEFQFYSDRRRRKLDSEMVCY; encoded by the exons ATGCAGCGCCAAACGACAGGGATTATGTTTTCCTACATCAATAAGAG TGCCTACCATGACAACTGCATGCCGAGGCAGACTGTGGGGACGCAGGCCTCACCAGGAGGCCCGGGACCCAGCGAGGCCCAGCTGAAGGCCTGCGATGCTGTCACCCAGGACAAGGTCTGGAAACAGAGCGTCGCCTCCGAGAGGCGCTGTCTGCAGAACTG GGATGAGAACTGGGGCTTTCTAACAGAGTACGACTCGAAG GGTCAGCCCATCGAGAAGGAGGAGCTTCCCGAGAAGATGGCGGTCTTCTCCAACGACGTGCCCAACACCAACGCGGGCAACTACGGGAGCCGCCTGAGCACGGACCCTGGCCGCACCATGCAGAACCTCGAGTTCCAGTTCTACAGTGACCGCCGCCGCCGTAAGCTGGACTCGGAGATGGTctgctattga